From one Octopus bimaculoides isolate UCB-OBI-ISO-001 chromosome 1, ASM119413v2, whole genome shotgun sequence genomic stretch:
- the LOC106871491 gene encoding la-related protein 4 isoform X2, translating to MTSDRGNSGGAELQLAPSSVTQKSAGLNPNATVFLSKQQDIHQWDDISTDGNFHFANGDINKLETGGGLFSTVATAAESPLQATSAEFTATPGTLTTSPTVPAADQSSNSGSAAASSGTIIGTTGIAATSNPIIYSTTETVALQDDSKTQLDGTLSEEQIRRLLKTQLEYYFSRENLTSDTYLMSQMDADQYVAISAVANFSQVQRLTNNHDLVVDVLRECQNVQVDDKGEKVRPNHNRCIVILREIPASTPVQDVETLFSGSNCPKFVSCEFAHNDNWYVTFDSDEDAQRAYQYLREEVKSFLGKPIMARIKAKPLIRSTYVPRNGLKPQFEQQAYNSTQRYAAYVPNLNFQQLYYPVMPSWPPAGHTIMDPSMVFAMNGYQATGVKLNTPGRHQFPNMRVGRTAKPNRLNQERASSDSRLPHDRHQNPNAHRSSPRSTENTHVTPPLFPNRKGVDNCHHSHTAHHHHSSTTGGSATTTTTTTHSSTNVDSSSSMPISHLSDSSKDSTAPQPQRKIYKNRRKREDDNSKLSRQTSSQLSTNNKFTEPLFEFESNSFPPLPGSQNNAASGEKFENKLSDVVRGTAKPLVKESVITAPMVTATSSPGTTNTNNAVVVSSLNTVAEVAISNQLPAQSPVNKDTSSAVAAPLLTPATAVSCTTTLTVAPAVTPTLPLSASVSTPSTCISTPPVPAAISQPIAPTKITSSNASATTKLNTGIYADNAKSSEPHANSLMQSAGCAPHLSATAASTTLTTAVTANLKESSMGAVPPTLPAHNNAPSNTPPCLPPSSLPSTSLSHSVAVSSQQGHHRAAQSSTLPVMTTSAPATSSGSPSAGSVASATVIATNTQTTKLVSTEEKSTSRLSYAQMVARKREPSSEVATTSIGSSDKNTSCVSQVSHQMSQQQSPNDSVCKTTNNNLMQQTGSAGTLRSQALKEQSQASAHSQLSPKELLRKDLEPKEQRFFPGRRPAKENRERQRRKTDRERTSK from the exons GAAACTTCCACTTTGCAAATGGTGACATAAACAAGCTAGAGACTGGTGGTGGGTTATTCTCTACAGTCGCTACTGCAGCTGAATCCCCACTACAAGCTACATCTGCAGAGTTTACAGCCACACCCGGAACACTGACAACCTCACCTACAGTGCCAGCAGCAGATCAGAGTAGTAATTCTGGTTCTGCAGCTGCTAGTAGTGGGACAATAATTGGGACCACTGGAATTGCAGCAACCAGTAATCCAATTATATATTCTACAACTGAAACTGTTGCCTTGCAAG ATGACAGTAAAACTCAGCTTGATGGGACTCTGTCTGAAGAGCAGATCCGTCGGTTGCTCAAGACACAATTGGAGTACTATTTCTCaag aGAAAACTTGACATCTGATACATATTTAATGTCACAAATGGATGCTGACCAGTATGTGGCTATATCGGCTGTTGCAAATTTCAGTCAGGTTCAGCGATTGACAAATAATCACGACCTGGTTGTGGATGTTCTTCGAG AGTGTCAGAATGTACAAGTTGATGATAAAGGTGAAAAGGTGCGGCCTAATCACAACAGATGTATTGTGATACTACGCGAAATTCCAGCATCTACTCCCGTTCAA GATGTTGAAACTCTATTTTCCGGTAGCAATTGCCCCAAATTCGTTAGCTGTGAATTTGCGCACAATGATAATTGGTATGTGACTTTTGACTCTGATGAAGATGCTCAAAGAGCCTATCAATATCTACGTGAAGAAGTAAAGTCTTTTCTTGGAAAACCAATAATG GCTCGAATAAAAGCTAAACCCTTAATACGGTCAACATATGTACCGAGAAATGGGTTAAAACCGCAGTTTGAACAGCAAGCTTACAATTCAACACAAAGATATGCTGCATATGTACCAAATTTAAATTTTCAGCAA TTATATTATCCTGTCATGCCTTCTTGGCCACCAGCTGGTCACACCATAATGGATCCTAGCATg gTATTTGCAATGAATGGATACCAAGCAACAGGTGTCAAACTAAACACTCCTGGTAGACATCAATTTCCAAATATGCGTGTTGG TCGTACTGCAAAGCCAAATCGTCTTAATCAAGAGAGAGCCAGTAGCGATAGTCGGTTACCTCATGATCGTCACCAGAATCCAAATGCTCATCGGTCCAGTCCAAGGAGTACAGAAAATACCCATGTGACACCACCTTTGTTTCCCAACCGGAAAGGTGTTGACAATTGTCATCACAGTCATACAGCCCACCATCATCATTCTAGCACAACCGGGGGTagtgctacaactactactactactactcactcATCTACCAATGTAGACTCCAGTTCTTCAATGCCTATCAGCCACTTATCAGATTCTAGTAAAGATTCTACAGCCCCACAACCACAGAG GAAAATTTATAAAAACCGGAGAAAAAGAGAGGACGATAATTCTAAATTATCT CGCCAAACCTCATCACAATTATCTACCAATAACAAATTTACCGAGCCATTATTTGAATTTGAGTCTAATTCGTTCCCACCATTACCAGGATCACAA AATAATGCAGCATCAGGAGAAAAATTTGAGAATAAATTGTCAGATGTAGTGCGGGGTACTGCTAAGCCATTGGTTAAAGAATCTGTGATCACTGCTCCTATGGTGACTGCCACATCTTCCCCTGGTACCACCAATACCAATAATGCAGTTGTTGTATCTTCACTGAATACTGTTGCTGAAGTAGCTATTTCAAACCAGCTTCCAGCACAATCACCGGTAAACAAAGATACATCTTCTGCAGTTGCAGCTCCTCTGTTGACACCAGCTACTGCTGTCAGCTGCACTACTACTCTGACTGTTGCTCCAGCTGTCACCCCAACATTGCCATTAAGTGCTTCAGTCTCAACTCCATCAACCTGTATTTCAACACCTCCTGTACCTGCCGCTATTAGCCAGCCTATTGCTCCAACAAA GATTACTTCTTCAAATGCAAGTGCAACCACTAAGCTAAATACTGGAATTTATGCAGACAATGCAAAGTCTTCAGAGCCTCATGCAAATTCTCTCATGCAATCAGCTGGATGTGCTCCACATCTATCTGCTACTGCTGCCTCCACAACTCTTACGACTGCTGTTACTGCAAATCTGAAAGAATCCAGCATGGGAGCTGTTCCTCCCACTCTGCCAGCCCACAATAATGCCCCGAGCAACACGCCTCCATGTTTGCCGCCGTCGTCTTTACCGTCAACATCATTAAGCCATAGTGTAGCAGTTTCATCTCAGCAGGGTCACCATAGAGCTGCACAGTCTTCTACTCTACCTGTTATGACCACTAGTGCACCCGCTACCTCTTCTGGTTCTCCTAGTGCAGGGAGTGTGGCTAGTGCCACAGTAATTGCTACAAATACACAAACTACAAAACTTGTATCTACT GAGGAAAAGTCGACATCAAGATTGAGTTATGCACAGATGGTTGCACGGAAACGTGAACCTAGTTCAGAAGTTGCTACTACGTCCATTGGATCTTCAGACAAGAACACAAGTTGTGTATCTCAAGTGTCACATCAAATGTCACAACAGCAATCCCCTAATGACTCTGTttgtaaaacaacaaacaataatctTATGCAACAAACTGGTTCTGCAGGAACACTCCGTAGTCAAGCCCTTAAAGAACAATCTCAAGCCTCTGCTCATTCACAGCTTTCACCTAAAGAACTCTTGCGTAAAGACTTGGAACCAAAGGAGCAGCGATTCTTTCCCGGAAGAAGGCCAGCAAAAGAGAACCGTGAACGCCAGAGGAGAAAAACAGACCGAGAGAGGACTTCAAAATGA
- the LOC106871491 gene encoding la-related protein 4 isoform X4 encodes MTSDRGNSGGAELQLAPSSVTQKSAGLNPNATVFLSKQQDIHQWDDISTDDDSKTQLDGTLSEEQIRRLLKTQLEYYFSRENLTSDTYLMSQMDADQYVAISAVANFSQVQRLTNNHDLVVDVLRECQNVQVDDKGEKVRPNHNRCIVILREIPASTPVQDVETLFSGSNCPKFVSCEFAHNDNWYVTFDSDEDAQRAYQYLREEVKSFLGKPIMARIKAKPLIRSTYVPRNGLKPQFEQQAYNSTQRYAAYVPNLNFQQLYYPVMPSWPPAGHTIMDPSMVFAMNGYQATGVKLNTPGRHQFPNMRVGRTAKPNRLNQERASSDSRLPHDRHQNPNAHRSSPRSTENTHVTPPLFPNRKGVDNCHHSHTAHHHHSSTTGGSATTTTTTTHSSTNVDSSSSMPISHLSDSSKDSTAPQPQRKIYKNRRKREDDNSKLSRQTSSQLSTNNKFTEPLFEFESNSFPPLPGSQNNAASGEKFENKLSDVVRGTAKPLVKESVITAPMVTATSSPGTTNTNNAVVVSSLNTVAEVAISNQLPAQSPVNKDTSSAVAAPLLTPATAVSCTTTLTVAPAVTPTLPLSASVSTPSTCISTPPVPAAISQPIAPTKITSSNASATTKLNTGIYADNAKSSEPHANSLMQSAGCAPHLSATAASTTLTTAVTANLKESSMGAVPPTLPAHNNAPSNTPPCLPPSSLPSTSLSHSVAVSSQQGHHRAAQSSTLPVMTTSAPATSSGSPSAGSVASATVIATNTQTTKLVSTEEKSTSRLSYAQMVARKREPSSEVATTSIGSSDKNTSCVSQVSHQMSQQQSPNDSVCKTTNNNLMQQTGSAGTLRSQALKEQSQASAHSQLSPKELLRKDLEPKEQRFFPGRRPAKENRERQRRKTDRERTSK; translated from the exons ATGACAGTAAAACTCAGCTTGATGGGACTCTGTCTGAAGAGCAGATCCGTCGGTTGCTCAAGACACAATTGGAGTACTATTTCTCaag aGAAAACTTGACATCTGATACATATTTAATGTCACAAATGGATGCTGACCAGTATGTGGCTATATCGGCTGTTGCAAATTTCAGTCAGGTTCAGCGATTGACAAATAATCACGACCTGGTTGTGGATGTTCTTCGAG AGTGTCAGAATGTACAAGTTGATGATAAAGGTGAAAAGGTGCGGCCTAATCACAACAGATGTATTGTGATACTACGCGAAATTCCAGCATCTACTCCCGTTCAA GATGTTGAAACTCTATTTTCCGGTAGCAATTGCCCCAAATTCGTTAGCTGTGAATTTGCGCACAATGATAATTGGTATGTGACTTTTGACTCTGATGAAGATGCTCAAAGAGCCTATCAATATCTACGTGAAGAAGTAAAGTCTTTTCTTGGAAAACCAATAATG GCTCGAATAAAAGCTAAACCCTTAATACGGTCAACATATGTACCGAGAAATGGGTTAAAACCGCAGTTTGAACAGCAAGCTTACAATTCAACACAAAGATATGCTGCATATGTACCAAATTTAAATTTTCAGCAA TTATATTATCCTGTCATGCCTTCTTGGCCACCAGCTGGTCACACCATAATGGATCCTAGCATg gTATTTGCAATGAATGGATACCAAGCAACAGGTGTCAAACTAAACACTCCTGGTAGACATCAATTTCCAAATATGCGTGTTGG TCGTACTGCAAAGCCAAATCGTCTTAATCAAGAGAGAGCCAGTAGCGATAGTCGGTTACCTCATGATCGTCACCAGAATCCAAATGCTCATCGGTCCAGTCCAAGGAGTACAGAAAATACCCATGTGACACCACCTTTGTTTCCCAACCGGAAAGGTGTTGACAATTGTCATCACAGTCATACAGCCCACCATCATCATTCTAGCACAACCGGGGGTagtgctacaactactactactactactcactcATCTACCAATGTAGACTCCAGTTCTTCAATGCCTATCAGCCACTTATCAGATTCTAGTAAAGATTCTACAGCCCCACAACCACAGAG GAAAATTTATAAAAACCGGAGAAAAAGAGAGGACGATAATTCTAAATTATCT CGCCAAACCTCATCACAATTATCTACCAATAACAAATTTACCGAGCCATTATTTGAATTTGAGTCTAATTCGTTCCCACCATTACCAGGATCACAA AATAATGCAGCATCAGGAGAAAAATTTGAGAATAAATTGTCAGATGTAGTGCGGGGTACTGCTAAGCCATTGGTTAAAGAATCTGTGATCACTGCTCCTATGGTGACTGCCACATCTTCCCCTGGTACCACCAATACCAATAATGCAGTTGTTGTATCTTCACTGAATACTGTTGCTGAAGTAGCTATTTCAAACCAGCTTCCAGCACAATCACCGGTAAACAAAGATACATCTTCTGCAGTTGCAGCTCCTCTGTTGACACCAGCTACTGCTGTCAGCTGCACTACTACTCTGACTGTTGCTCCAGCTGTCACCCCAACATTGCCATTAAGTGCTTCAGTCTCAACTCCATCAACCTGTATTTCAACACCTCCTGTACCTGCCGCTATTAGCCAGCCTATTGCTCCAACAAA GATTACTTCTTCAAATGCAAGTGCAACCACTAAGCTAAATACTGGAATTTATGCAGACAATGCAAAGTCTTCAGAGCCTCATGCAAATTCTCTCATGCAATCAGCTGGATGTGCTCCACATCTATCTGCTACTGCTGCCTCCACAACTCTTACGACTGCTGTTACTGCAAATCTGAAAGAATCCAGCATGGGAGCTGTTCCTCCCACTCTGCCAGCCCACAATAATGCCCCGAGCAACACGCCTCCATGTTTGCCGCCGTCGTCTTTACCGTCAACATCATTAAGCCATAGTGTAGCAGTTTCATCTCAGCAGGGTCACCATAGAGCTGCACAGTCTTCTACTCTACCTGTTATGACCACTAGTGCACCCGCTACCTCTTCTGGTTCTCCTAGTGCAGGGAGTGTGGCTAGTGCCACAGTAATTGCTACAAATACACAAACTACAAAACTTGTATCTACT GAGGAAAAGTCGACATCAAGATTGAGTTATGCACAGATGGTTGCACGGAAACGTGAACCTAGTTCAGAAGTTGCTACTACGTCCATTGGATCTTCAGACAAGAACACAAGTTGTGTATCTCAAGTGTCACATCAAATGTCACAACAGCAATCCCCTAATGACTCTGTttgtaaaacaacaaacaataatctTATGCAACAAACTGGTTCTGCAGGAACACTCCGTAGTCAAGCCCTTAAAGAACAATCTCAAGCCTCTGCTCATTCACAGCTTTCACCTAAAGAACTCTTGCGTAAAGACTTGGAACCAAAGGAGCAGCGATTCTTTCCCGGAAGAAGGCCAGCAAAAGAGAACCGTGAACGCCAGAGGAGAAAAACAGACCGAGAGAGGACTTCAAAATGA
- the LOC106871491 gene encoding la-related protein 4 isoform X1, protein MIPGDVYYYSANSCVLCVQRKQKVTQKSAGLNPNATVFLSKQQDIHQWDDISTDGNFHFANGDINKLETGGGLFSTVATAAESPLQATSAEFTATPGTLTTSPTVPAADQSSNSGSAAASSGTIIGTTGIAATSNPIIYSTTETVALQDDSKTQLDGTLSEEQIRRLLKTQLEYYFSRENLTSDTYLMSQMDADQYVAISAVANFSQVQRLTNNHDLVVDVLRECQNVQVDDKGEKVRPNHNRCIVILREIPASTPVQDVETLFSGSNCPKFVSCEFAHNDNWYVTFDSDEDAQRAYQYLREEVKSFLGKPIMARIKAKPLIRSTYVPRNGLKPQFEQQAYNSTQRYAAYVPNLNFQQLYYPVMPSWPPAGHTIMDPSMVFAMNGYQATGVKLNTPGRHQFPNMRVGRTAKPNRLNQERASSDSRLPHDRHQNPNAHRSSPRSTENTHVTPPLFPNRKGVDNCHHSHTAHHHHSSTTGGSATTTTTTTHSSTNVDSSSSMPISHLSDSSKDSTAPQPQRKIYKNRRKREDDNSKLSRQTSSQLSTNNKFTEPLFEFESNSFPPLPGSQNNAASGEKFENKLSDVVRGTAKPLVKESVITAPMVTATSSPGTTNTNNAVVVSSLNTVAEVAISNQLPAQSPVNKDTSSAVAAPLLTPATAVSCTTTLTVAPAVTPTLPLSASVSTPSTCISTPPVPAAISQPIAPTKITSSNASATTKLNTGIYADNAKSSEPHANSLMQSAGCAPHLSATAASTTLTTAVTANLKESSMGAVPPTLPAHNNAPSNTPPCLPPSSLPSTSLSHSVAVSSQQGHHRAAQSSTLPVMTTSAPATSSGSPSAGSVASATVIATNTQTTKLVSTEEKSTSRLSYAQMVARKREPSSEVATTSIGSSDKNTSCVSQVSHQMSQQQSPNDSVCKTTNNNLMQQTGSAGTLRSQALKEQSQASAHSQLSPKELLRKDLEPKEQRFFPGRRPAKENRERQRRKTDRERTSK, encoded by the exons GAAACTTCCACTTTGCAAATGGTGACATAAACAAGCTAGAGACTGGTGGTGGGTTATTCTCTACAGTCGCTACTGCAGCTGAATCCCCACTACAAGCTACATCTGCAGAGTTTACAGCCACACCCGGAACACTGACAACCTCACCTACAGTGCCAGCAGCAGATCAGAGTAGTAATTCTGGTTCTGCAGCTGCTAGTAGTGGGACAATAATTGGGACCACTGGAATTGCAGCAACCAGTAATCCAATTATATATTCTACAACTGAAACTGTTGCCTTGCAAG ATGACAGTAAAACTCAGCTTGATGGGACTCTGTCTGAAGAGCAGATCCGTCGGTTGCTCAAGACACAATTGGAGTACTATTTCTCaag aGAAAACTTGACATCTGATACATATTTAATGTCACAAATGGATGCTGACCAGTATGTGGCTATATCGGCTGTTGCAAATTTCAGTCAGGTTCAGCGATTGACAAATAATCACGACCTGGTTGTGGATGTTCTTCGAG AGTGTCAGAATGTACAAGTTGATGATAAAGGTGAAAAGGTGCGGCCTAATCACAACAGATGTATTGTGATACTACGCGAAATTCCAGCATCTACTCCCGTTCAA GATGTTGAAACTCTATTTTCCGGTAGCAATTGCCCCAAATTCGTTAGCTGTGAATTTGCGCACAATGATAATTGGTATGTGACTTTTGACTCTGATGAAGATGCTCAAAGAGCCTATCAATATCTACGTGAAGAAGTAAAGTCTTTTCTTGGAAAACCAATAATG GCTCGAATAAAAGCTAAACCCTTAATACGGTCAACATATGTACCGAGAAATGGGTTAAAACCGCAGTTTGAACAGCAAGCTTACAATTCAACACAAAGATATGCTGCATATGTACCAAATTTAAATTTTCAGCAA TTATATTATCCTGTCATGCCTTCTTGGCCACCAGCTGGTCACACCATAATGGATCCTAGCATg gTATTTGCAATGAATGGATACCAAGCAACAGGTGTCAAACTAAACACTCCTGGTAGACATCAATTTCCAAATATGCGTGTTGG TCGTACTGCAAAGCCAAATCGTCTTAATCAAGAGAGAGCCAGTAGCGATAGTCGGTTACCTCATGATCGTCACCAGAATCCAAATGCTCATCGGTCCAGTCCAAGGAGTACAGAAAATACCCATGTGACACCACCTTTGTTTCCCAACCGGAAAGGTGTTGACAATTGTCATCACAGTCATACAGCCCACCATCATCATTCTAGCACAACCGGGGGTagtgctacaactactactactactactcactcATCTACCAATGTAGACTCCAGTTCTTCAATGCCTATCAGCCACTTATCAGATTCTAGTAAAGATTCTACAGCCCCACAACCACAGAG GAAAATTTATAAAAACCGGAGAAAAAGAGAGGACGATAATTCTAAATTATCT CGCCAAACCTCATCACAATTATCTACCAATAACAAATTTACCGAGCCATTATTTGAATTTGAGTCTAATTCGTTCCCACCATTACCAGGATCACAA AATAATGCAGCATCAGGAGAAAAATTTGAGAATAAATTGTCAGATGTAGTGCGGGGTACTGCTAAGCCATTGGTTAAAGAATCTGTGATCACTGCTCCTATGGTGACTGCCACATCTTCCCCTGGTACCACCAATACCAATAATGCAGTTGTTGTATCTTCACTGAATACTGTTGCTGAAGTAGCTATTTCAAACCAGCTTCCAGCACAATCACCGGTAAACAAAGATACATCTTCTGCAGTTGCAGCTCCTCTGTTGACACCAGCTACTGCTGTCAGCTGCACTACTACTCTGACTGTTGCTCCAGCTGTCACCCCAACATTGCCATTAAGTGCTTCAGTCTCAACTCCATCAACCTGTATTTCAACACCTCCTGTACCTGCCGCTATTAGCCAGCCTATTGCTCCAACAAA GATTACTTCTTCAAATGCAAGTGCAACCACTAAGCTAAATACTGGAATTTATGCAGACAATGCAAAGTCTTCAGAGCCTCATGCAAATTCTCTCATGCAATCAGCTGGATGTGCTCCACATCTATCTGCTACTGCTGCCTCCACAACTCTTACGACTGCTGTTACTGCAAATCTGAAAGAATCCAGCATGGGAGCTGTTCCTCCCACTCTGCCAGCCCACAATAATGCCCCGAGCAACACGCCTCCATGTTTGCCGCCGTCGTCTTTACCGTCAACATCATTAAGCCATAGTGTAGCAGTTTCATCTCAGCAGGGTCACCATAGAGCTGCACAGTCTTCTACTCTACCTGTTATGACCACTAGTGCACCCGCTACCTCTTCTGGTTCTCCTAGTGCAGGGAGTGTGGCTAGTGCCACAGTAATTGCTACAAATACACAAACTACAAAACTTGTATCTACT GAGGAAAAGTCGACATCAAGATTGAGTTATGCACAGATGGTTGCACGGAAACGTGAACCTAGTTCAGAAGTTGCTACTACGTCCATTGGATCTTCAGACAAGAACACAAGTTGTGTATCTCAAGTGTCACATCAAATGTCACAACAGCAATCCCCTAATGACTCTGTttgtaaaacaacaaacaataatctTATGCAACAAACTGGTTCTGCAGGAACACTCCGTAGTCAAGCCCTTAAAGAACAATCTCAAGCCTCTGCTCATTCACAGCTTTCACCTAAAGAACTCTTGCGTAAAGACTTGGAACCAAAGGAGCAGCGATTCTTTCCCGGAAGAAGGCCAGCAAAAGAGAACCGTGAACGCCAGAGGAGAAAAACAGACCGAGAGAGGACTTCAAAATGA
- the LOC106871491 gene encoding la-related protein 4 isoform X3, which translates to MIPGDVYYYSANSCVLCVQRKQKVTQKSAGLNPNATVFLSKQQDIHQWDDISTDDDSKTQLDGTLSEEQIRRLLKTQLEYYFSRENLTSDTYLMSQMDADQYVAISAVANFSQVQRLTNNHDLVVDVLRECQNVQVDDKGEKVRPNHNRCIVILREIPASTPVQDVETLFSGSNCPKFVSCEFAHNDNWYVTFDSDEDAQRAYQYLREEVKSFLGKPIMARIKAKPLIRSTYVPRNGLKPQFEQQAYNSTQRYAAYVPNLNFQQLYYPVMPSWPPAGHTIMDPSMVFAMNGYQATGVKLNTPGRHQFPNMRVGRTAKPNRLNQERASSDSRLPHDRHQNPNAHRSSPRSTENTHVTPPLFPNRKGVDNCHHSHTAHHHHSSTTGGSATTTTTTTHSSTNVDSSSSMPISHLSDSSKDSTAPQPQRKIYKNRRKREDDNSKLSRQTSSQLSTNNKFTEPLFEFESNSFPPLPGSQNNAASGEKFENKLSDVVRGTAKPLVKESVITAPMVTATSSPGTTNTNNAVVVSSLNTVAEVAISNQLPAQSPVNKDTSSAVAAPLLTPATAVSCTTTLTVAPAVTPTLPLSASVSTPSTCISTPPVPAAISQPIAPTKITSSNASATTKLNTGIYADNAKSSEPHANSLMQSAGCAPHLSATAASTTLTTAVTANLKESSMGAVPPTLPAHNNAPSNTPPCLPPSSLPSTSLSHSVAVSSQQGHHRAAQSSTLPVMTTSAPATSSGSPSAGSVASATVIATNTQTTKLVSTEEKSTSRLSYAQMVARKREPSSEVATTSIGSSDKNTSCVSQVSHQMSQQQSPNDSVCKTTNNNLMQQTGSAGTLRSQALKEQSQASAHSQLSPKELLRKDLEPKEQRFFPGRRPAKENRERQRRKTDRERTSK; encoded by the exons ATGACAGTAAAACTCAGCTTGATGGGACTCTGTCTGAAGAGCAGATCCGTCGGTTGCTCAAGACACAATTGGAGTACTATTTCTCaag aGAAAACTTGACATCTGATACATATTTAATGTCACAAATGGATGCTGACCAGTATGTGGCTATATCGGCTGTTGCAAATTTCAGTCAGGTTCAGCGATTGACAAATAATCACGACCTGGTTGTGGATGTTCTTCGAG AGTGTCAGAATGTACAAGTTGATGATAAAGGTGAAAAGGTGCGGCCTAATCACAACAGATGTATTGTGATACTACGCGAAATTCCAGCATCTACTCCCGTTCAA GATGTTGAAACTCTATTTTCCGGTAGCAATTGCCCCAAATTCGTTAGCTGTGAATTTGCGCACAATGATAATTGGTATGTGACTTTTGACTCTGATGAAGATGCTCAAAGAGCCTATCAATATCTACGTGAAGAAGTAAAGTCTTTTCTTGGAAAACCAATAATG GCTCGAATAAAAGCTAAACCCTTAATACGGTCAACATATGTACCGAGAAATGGGTTAAAACCGCAGTTTGAACAGCAAGCTTACAATTCAACACAAAGATATGCTGCATATGTACCAAATTTAAATTTTCAGCAA TTATATTATCCTGTCATGCCTTCTTGGCCACCAGCTGGTCACACCATAATGGATCCTAGCATg gTATTTGCAATGAATGGATACCAAGCAACAGGTGTCAAACTAAACACTCCTGGTAGACATCAATTTCCAAATATGCGTGTTGG TCGTACTGCAAAGCCAAATCGTCTTAATCAAGAGAGAGCCAGTAGCGATAGTCGGTTACCTCATGATCGTCACCAGAATCCAAATGCTCATCGGTCCAGTCCAAGGAGTACAGAAAATACCCATGTGACACCACCTTTGTTTCCCAACCGGAAAGGTGTTGACAATTGTCATCACAGTCATACAGCCCACCATCATCATTCTAGCACAACCGGGGGTagtgctacaactactactactactactcactcATCTACCAATGTAGACTCCAGTTCTTCAATGCCTATCAGCCACTTATCAGATTCTAGTAAAGATTCTACAGCCCCACAACCACAGAG GAAAATTTATAAAAACCGGAGAAAAAGAGAGGACGATAATTCTAAATTATCT CGCCAAACCTCATCACAATTATCTACCAATAACAAATTTACCGAGCCATTATTTGAATTTGAGTCTAATTCGTTCCCACCATTACCAGGATCACAA AATAATGCAGCATCAGGAGAAAAATTTGAGAATAAATTGTCAGATGTAGTGCGGGGTACTGCTAAGCCATTGGTTAAAGAATCTGTGATCACTGCTCCTATGGTGACTGCCACATCTTCCCCTGGTACCACCAATACCAATAATGCAGTTGTTGTATCTTCACTGAATACTGTTGCTGAAGTAGCTATTTCAAACCAGCTTCCAGCACAATCACCGGTAAACAAAGATACATCTTCTGCAGTTGCAGCTCCTCTGTTGACACCAGCTACTGCTGTCAGCTGCACTACTACTCTGACTGTTGCTCCAGCTGTCACCCCAACATTGCCATTAAGTGCTTCAGTCTCAACTCCATCAACCTGTATTTCAACACCTCCTGTACCTGCCGCTATTAGCCAGCCTATTGCTCCAACAAA GATTACTTCTTCAAATGCAAGTGCAACCACTAAGCTAAATACTGGAATTTATGCAGACAATGCAAAGTCTTCAGAGCCTCATGCAAATTCTCTCATGCAATCAGCTGGATGTGCTCCACATCTATCTGCTACTGCTGCCTCCACAACTCTTACGACTGCTGTTACTGCAAATCTGAAAGAATCCAGCATGGGAGCTGTTCCTCCCACTCTGCCAGCCCACAATAATGCCCCGAGCAACACGCCTCCATGTTTGCCGCCGTCGTCTTTACCGTCAACATCATTAAGCCATAGTGTAGCAGTTTCATCTCAGCAGGGTCACCATAGAGCTGCACAGTCTTCTACTCTACCTGTTATGACCACTAGTGCACCCGCTACCTCTTCTGGTTCTCCTAGTGCAGGGAGTGTGGCTAGTGCCACAGTAATTGCTACAAATACACAAACTACAAAACTTGTATCTACT GAGGAAAAGTCGACATCAAGATTGAGTTATGCACAGATGGTTGCACGGAAACGTGAACCTAGTTCAGAAGTTGCTACTACGTCCATTGGATCTTCAGACAAGAACACAAGTTGTGTATCTCAAGTGTCACATCAAATGTCACAACAGCAATCCCCTAATGACTCTGTttgtaaaacaacaaacaataatctTATGCAACAAACTGGTTCTGCAGGAACACTCCGTAGTCAAGCCCTTAAAGAACAATCTCAAGCCTCTGCTCATTCACAGCTTTCACCTAAAGAACTCTTGCGTAAAGACTTGGAACCAAAGGAGCAGCGATTCTTTCCCGGAAGAAGGCCAGCAAAAGAGAACCGTGAACGCCAGAGGAGAAAAACAGACCGAGAGAGGACTTCAAAATGA